The Indicator indicator isolate 239-I01 chromosome 32, UM_Iind_1.1, whole genome shotgun sequence genome contains a region encoding:
- the GABRD gene encoding gamma-aminobutyric acid receptor subunit delta: MEFLTWVFPALVLLCTQQHRCIRAMNDIGDYIGSNIEISWLPNLDDLMKGYARNFRPGIGGPPVNVALAIEVASIDHISEVNMEYTMTVFLHQSWRDDRLSYNHTNETLGLDSRFVDKLWLPDTFIVNAKSAWFHDVTVENKLIRLQPDGVILYSIRITSTVACDMDLSKYPMDEQECMLDLESYGYSSEDIVYHWSENQDEIHGLDKLQLAQFTITNYQFTTETMNFKSAGQFPRLSLHFHLRRNRGVYIIQSYVPSILLVAMSWVSFWISQSAVPARVSLGITTVLTMTTLMVSARSSLPRASAIKALDVYFWICYVFVFAALVEYAFAHFNADYMKKQKNKIKARRQSAEINVKNAIVLFSLSIAGVNQGLVISNRQHRIPRSLPGSYGTIEIETGERKQHQIMKLDKKSGLKSLFKPIDADTIDIYARAVFPAAFAAVNVIYWVAYTM; encoded by the exons ATGGAATTTCTTACCTGGGTTTTTCCTGCCTTGGTTCTACTCTGCACCCAACAGCACAGGTGTATCAG AGCTATGAATGACATTGGAGATTACATAGGTTCCAACATCGAAATCTCCTGGTTACCCAACCTGGATGATTTAATGAAGGGCTATGCACGGAACTTCAGGCCTGGGATTGGAG gtccTCCTGTTAATGTTGCTCTTGCAATTGAAGTAGCCAGCATTGACCACATCTCAGAAGTGAACATG GAGTACACCATGACAGTGTTTTTGCACCAGAGCTGGCGAGATGATCGTCTCTCCTACAACCACACCAATGAAACCCTGGGCTTAGACAGCCGCTTTGTGGACAAGCTCTGGTTGCCAGATACTTTCATAGTGAATGCCAAGTCTGCCTGGTTCCATGATGTGACTGTGGAAAACAAACTGATCAGGCTCCAGCCAGATGGAGTCATTTTATACAGCATCAG GATTACCTCAACAGTGGCCTGTGACATGGACCTTTCCAAGTACCCAATGGATGAGCAGGAATGCATGTTGGATTTGGAGAGCT ATGGCTACTCTTCAGAGGACATTGTCTACCACTGGTCAGAAAACCAGGATGAGATCCATGGGCTGGACAAGCTGCAGCTCGCTCAATTCACAATTACCAATTACCAGTTCACAACAGAAACGATGAACTTCAAATCTG caggtcagtttCCCAGGCTCAGTCTCCACTTCCACCTTCGGCGCAATCGAGGTGTTTACATCATTCAGTCTTACGTTCCCTCTATCTTACTAGTGGCCATGTCGTGGGTGTCCTTCTGGATCAGCCAGTCAGCTGTGCCTGCCAGGGTGTCATTAG GTATAACTACTGTTCTTACTATGACTACGCTGATGGTCAGTGCCCGATCATCGCTTCCACGAGCATCTGCCATCAAGGCACTTGATGTCTACTTCTGGATCTGCTATGTGTTTGTCTTTGCTGCACTGGTAGAATATGCATTTGCACATTTCAATGCTGACTAcatgaaaaagcagaagaacaAGATCAAGGCGAGAAGGCAGAGTGCAGAG ATCAACGTGAAGAACGCCAttgttctgttttccctttccatAGCTGGCGTGAACCAGGGACTGGTCATTTCCAACAGGCAGCACCGAATTCCCAGGAGCCTACCTGGATCATATGGTACAATAGAAATAGAaactggagaaagaaaacagcatcagATCATGAAACTGGATAAAAAGAGTGGTCTGAAGTCCCTGTTTAAGCCTATCGATGCCGACACCATTGATATTTACGCCAGAGCTGTGTTCCCAGCAGCCTTTGCTGCAGTCAATGTTATCTACTGGGTTGCATACACGATGtga